The Candidatus Cetobacterium colombiensis genome includes the window ATTACTTGATGAAGTAATTAGATTTAACGCAACAGATAAGCCGTTTAAAATGGCAGGATTCTCTCAATATAAATATCCTAACGCAAAAGAGCGTTATGCAAAATTAGCTGACTACTTAGGATTAACAAAAGGAAATGAAACTCCAGAAGAAAAAGCTAAATTATTAAGAAAGAAATTAGCTGAGTTAAAATCAGAAATTGGAATAAAATCAACAATAGCAGAGTACGGAATTACAGAGCAAGAGTTCTTATCTAAATTAGATCAAATGGTAGAAGATGCATTCGATGATCAATGTACAGGTGCAAACCCTAGATATCCATTAATGAGCGATTTAAGAGAGATGTACTTAAGAGCTTACTATGGACCAGAGAAGTATTTAGCTATGCAAAAGAAAACTGAAGAAAAAGTAGAGAAAAAAGCAAAATAAAATTAGCCACCTTAATTAAATTTAGTCGTATAAAATAAAACCTCCTAAAATATTAGGAGGTTTTTGTTTTATTTTATTTTTTTCCAAATTTGTTTTGAACCTATAAGACCAGATCTATCTAAACTTCCTTTAACAATTAGGGTATTAGGGTCTTTAAAAGAAATAGAACAGTAATAAGTTTTACCATTTTCTGGATTGTATATAAAGCCATTTTCAAACCTATCTTTTTTAGGATTATATGTGAAATCACTCACGAAATTTATACCCACTAGAGGTCTATTTTTTAAATTTTCATCAGGATTAGCTAAATCAATCTTAGTTTGTCCTTCTAATTTATGTCCTTTCTCATATACTGGGATAGTTAGAGTATTAATTTTACCGAAGTATTTATTATTAACTTGATAAAACTCAACGATTATTTGATTTCCATTTTTTGCTTTTTCAGTAATCCATTTTCCTTGAATATTATCTTCACTTGAAAAAGTTAGAGTACTGAAAAGAATAGTAAATAATAAAAAAAGTTTTTTCATTTGAATCCTCCAAAATAATTATTTTATATATTATAACAGGTGTAATTAAATAAATCAATACTGAAAAAAAGAACAAAATAAAAATATTTTTTCTTTTTTTGGTAATATTAAAAAAATTTATTTTTTAAATGATGTTGATTCATTAAATAAATTTGATTTGTCCGATATAAAAGGTTATATTTTATTAACAATATTAAATTATTGAAAAATAAAATAAGTGCAGGGGGGAAATAAATAATGAAGAAAAAAATATTTTTATTAAGTACTTTAGCGGTTTTTTTAGGAATGAATGTAGAGGCCCAAGCAACTAAGGATACTTTAATTATAGCTCAAGGAGCAGATGCAAAAATATTAGATCCACATGCAACTAATGACCAACCATCATCAAGGGTAGCTGGACAAATCTATGATTCTTTAGTTAAACAAGATTCTAAGATGAATATAATTCCAGGTTTAGCAGAAAGTTGGACTCAAATTGATGATACAACTACGGAATTTAAGTTAAGAAAAGGGGTTAAATTTCATAATGGTGAGCCATTAACGGCAGATGACGTAAAATTTACTTTAGATAGAATGAAAGCTTCACCTCAAGTTTCTCATATAATAAAAGCTATAGATTCAGTTGAAGTTGTTGATGATTCAACAGTTAGAATTAAAACGGATAAACCTTTTGGAGCACTGTTAAGCCACTTATCACACACAGCAGCTTCAATTTTAAATAGAGAAGCTGTAGAAAAAGGTGGAGATTCTTATGGTCAAAAGCCTGTAGGAACAGGACCTTATAAATTTGTAAGTTGGCAAGCAGGGGATAGAATATCACTTCAAGCTAATCCAGATTATTATCTAGGAAAAGCTCCAACAGAAAAAGTTATTTTTAGAAGTATTGTAGAGGGGACAAATAGAACAATTGGATTAGAAACTGGAGAAGTAGATATAGCTTATGATTTAGAGCCAGTAGATAAAGAAATGGTAAAATCTTTGCCAACTTTAGATTATGTAGAAGAGCCATCGTTATCAATGGCATACATAGGATTTAATGTGAATAAAGATAGTTTAAAAGATAAAAGAGTAAGACAAGCAATTTCGTATGCATTAAATGTTGAAGATATAATAGATGTAGCATATCAGGGTTCAGGACAAAAAGCAAATTCTCCTATTGGACCAAAAGTATTTGGATATAACCCTAATGCAAAATCGTATGAGTATAATCCTGAAAAAGCAAAGGAACTTTTAAAAGAAGCAGGATATGAAAAAGGATTAAAATTAAAATTATGGACTAATGATAATCCAACTAGAAGAGATATAGCTGTAATAGCTCAAGATCAATTAAAGCAAGTTGGAATAGATGTAACGATAGAAACTCTTGAATGGGGAGCGTATTTAGATGGTACTGCAAGAGGAGATCATGATATGTTTATATTAGGTTGGGTTTCTGTAACAGGTGATGCTGACTATGGATTAGAACCGTTATTTAATTCAGAAAATAAGGGTGGAGCAGGAAATAGATCATTCTACTCAAATCCAAAAGTTGACGAGTTGTTAACTAAGGCAAAAAATTCAACAAATCCAGATGAAAGAAAAGCTTATTATTTTGAAGCACAAGAAATAATTCAAGAAGAAGCAC containing:
- a CDS encoding DUF2147 domain-containing protein produces the protein MKKLFLLFTILFSTLTFSSEDNIQGKWITEKAKNGNQIIVEFYQVNNKYFGKINTLTIPVYEKGHKLEGQTKIDLANPDENLKNRPLVGINFVSDFTYNPKKDRFENGFIYNPENGKTYYCSISFKDPNTLIVKGSLDRSGLIGSKQIWKKIK
- a CDS encoding glutathione ABC transporter substrate-binding protein encodes the protein MKKKIFLLSTLAVFLGMNVEAQATKDTLIIAQGADAKILDPHATNDQPSSRVAGQIYDSLVKQDSKMNIIPGLAESWTQIDDTTTEFKLRKGVKFHNGEPLTADDVKFTLDRMKASPQVSHIIKAIDSVEVVDDSTVRIKTDKPFGALLSHLSHTAASILNREAVEKGGDSYGQKPVGTGPYKFVSWQAGDRISLQANPDYYLGKAPTEKVIFRSIVEGTNRTIGLETGEVDIAYDLEPVDKEMVKSLPTLDYVEEPSLSMAYIGFNVNKDSLKDKRVRQAISYALNVEDIIDVAYQGSGQKANSPIGPKVFGYNPNAKSYEYNPEKAKELLKEAGYEKGLKLKLWTNDNPTRRDIAVIAQDQLKQVGIDVTIETLEWGAYLDGTARGDHDMFILGWVSVTGDADYGLEPLFNSENKGGAGNRSFYSNPKVDELLTKAKNSTNPDERKAYYFEAQEIIQEEAPIFTIAYTTQNIGKQKTVEGFEMHPAGHHKVYGAYKTK